One region of Candidatus Saccharibacteria bacterium genomic DNA includes:
- a CDS encoding response regulator — protein MNQQYASKNIIIVEDNTALAEIYKTRLELLGYTCYVAYNGITGLYFIQKEMPDLVLLDLMIPDISGGQVLATMRASEWGKNIPVYVISNLNETEAPKDLRDLGISGYSVKAMMTEDTVDKIVNSILRPEVQPVPPSPTDVPPAGSTLADVPFHEAPQV, from the coding sequence ATGAATCAACAATATGCCTCTAAGAATATTATCATTGTCGAGGATAACACGGCGCTTGCTGAAATATACAAAACTCGACTCGAGCTGCTGGGTTACACCTGTTATGTCGCCTACAATGGCATAACCGGCCTATATTTTATACAGAAAGAAATGCCTGACCTAGTTTTACTAGATCTTATGATCCCTGATATATCCGGCGGACAGGTGCTAGCAACTATGCGTGCCAGCGAATGGGGTAAAAATATCCCCGTCTATGTCATATCGAATCTCAATGAAACGGAAGCACCCAAAGACTTACGCGACCTTGGTATTTCCGGCTACAGCGTGAAGGCGATGATGACGGAAGACACTGTCGACAAAATAGTAAACAGTATCCTTCGCCCCGAAGTTCAGCCGGTACCTCCAAGCCCAACAGATGTACCGCCAGCTGGCTCAACGCTGGCCGATGTCCCCTTTCACGAAGCCCCGCAAGTTTAA
- a CDS encoding aspartate kinase, whose amino-acid sequence MMKFGGTSVGSAERIREVAKLVARYRDRHPAVVTSAMTQITNQLEDMARLAVTGNRKRVIATKLAALKAAHDEAITGLELEPSAEADLREIINSKIVILGNILKSVTALGELTPRGRDLILSFGERLSIHLVAAALNNQGVPAVAVNATDFLLTDDNFNDAQPQLLPSKKKAQKLLLPLIEAGTVPVVTGFIGATRDGVTTTLGRGGSDFSATILGYCLDAEEVWIWTDVDGVMTSDPRTVPDARSIERMSYEEASELSYFGAKVIHPRTMTPTAELGIPIVIKNTMNPSHPGTQITPAGDQDTTGAKAVSLMKNLAMITIQGKGMRGVYGTAARVFDTLAAARVNILFISQASSENNITLVVEKSAGKAATRALRQTFATEVRAKRIDFVEYQTGVSLIAVVGTGMRHHMGMAGHIFSALGRGGVNVIAIAQGSSELNITMVVRDTDDAVALQCIHDELYGSQKGDHS is encoded by the coding sequence GTGATGAAGTTTGGCGGTACTTCTGTGGGGAGTGCTGAACGTATTCGAGAAGTGGCAAAACTAGTCGCTCGGTACCGGGATCGCCATCCCGCCGTTGTTACTTCTGCAATGACACAAATCACGAATCAGCTTGAAGACATGGCTCGGCTCGCGGTAACAGGTAACCGCAAGCGCGTCATTGCAACAAAACTAGCTGCTCTCAAGGCCGCACACGATGAAGCTATCACCGGGCTGGAGCTTGAACCATCGGCCGAAGCAGATCTGCGAGAAATTATTAATTCAAAAATCGTCATACTCGGCAACATACTAAAAAGCGTGACCGCCCTAGGGGAGCTCACGCCACGCGGACGCGACCTAATACTATCTTTTGGTGAGCGCCTGTCTATTCACTTGGTTGCAGCGGCGCTTAATAACCAAGGTGTCCCAGCGGTAGCCGTAAACGCGACCGATTTTTTGCTAACAGACGATAACTTCAATGATGCACAGCCTCAACTACTACCATCCAAAAAGAAAGCGCAGAAGCTGTTGTTGCCTCTTATTGAAGCCGGGACTGTCCCCGTCGTGACGGGTTTTATAGGCGCAACACGCGACGGTGTCACCACCACACTTGGGCGGGGTGGTTCCGATTTTTCGGCAACCATCTTAGGCTACTGCTTAGACGCTGAGGAAGTCTGGATCTGGACTGATGTCGATGGCGTCATGACAAGCGACCCACGCACGGTGCCGGATGCTCGCTCCATAGAACGTATGTCCTACGAAGAAGCCTCCGAACTCTCCTACTTTGGAGCAAAAGTTATCCACCCACGCACCATGACCCCAACAGCCGAACTCGGCATACCCATTGTTATAAAAAATACCATGAACCCAAGCCACCCGGGCACGCAAATCACGCCAGCTGGCGACCAAGATACAACTGGCGCCAAAGCCGTTTCACTCATGAAGAACCTAGCCATGATTACCATACAGGGAAAAGGTATGCGTGGCGTCTATGGGACTGCTGCAAGGGTATTCGACACTCTTGCCGCTGCACGGGTAAACATACTGTTTATATCGCAGGCATCTTCAGAAAACAACATTACGCTCGTCGTTGAAAAATCGGCCGGTAAAGCTGCGACTCGCGCATTGCGCCAAACATTTGCCACCGAAGTTCGGGCTAAGCGGATAGATTTTGTAGAATACCAGACAGGCGTATCACTGATAGCAGTTGTTGGTACGGGCATGCGGCACCACATGGGTATGGCAGGACATATTTTTAGTGCACTAGGTCGTGGCGGCGTGAATGTCATTGCCATTGCTCAGGGGTCATCCGAGCTAAACATAACCATGGTTGTACGTGATACAGACGACGCCGTAGCCTTGCAGTGTATTCACGATGAGCTGTACGGTAGCCAGAAAGGAGATCACTCATGA
- the asd gene encoding aspartate-semialdehyde dehydrogenase, with translation MNTYRAAVLGATGMVGQRFISLLENHPWFHVTTVAASPRSAGRTYSEAVGNRWAMSTSIPTEIAELEVLAVEADILQITQAVDVVFCALDMEKEDIRRIEVAYAAAGVAVISNNSAHRWTHDVPMIMPEVNPEHAALIDAQRKNHAWSTGFIAVKPNCSIQSYVTVLTALSSFQPVGVGVTSLQAISGAGKTFATWPDMVDNVIPFIGGEEEKSEKEPMKIWGSLTKDKIELATSPVINATCIRVPVSDGHMASVQVVFDGSPTKEDIVKAVTKFRSPLTALGLPSAPKQLIQYFEDTSRPQTKLDRDYENGMGVSMGRLRQISEHDWQFVALAHNTVRGAAGGAILMAELLAAKGYIVNRT, from the coding sequence ATGAATACTTACCGAGCAGCCGTGCTCGGCGCAACCGGTATGGTGGGTCAACGGTTTATTTCCCTACTCGAAAATCACCCGTGGTTCCATGTGACGACCGTCGCAGCCTCACCACGTTCTGCCGGAAGGACCTACAGCGAAGCCGTCGGCAATCGTTGGGCTATGAGCACTTCTATCCCAACAGAGATTGCCGAGCTGGAAGTACTTGCAGTTGAAGCCGATATTTTACAAATTACCCAAGCCGTCGATGTCGTTTTTTGCGCACTCGACATGGAAAAAGAAGACATTCGGCGCATAGAGGTAGCCTACGCAGCAGCAGGAGTGGCGGTCATCTCAAACAACTCCGCCCACCGTTGGACGCATGACGTACCGATGATAATGCCAGAGGTCAATCCCGAGCACGCTGCACTGATAGACGCTCAGCGGAAAAACCACGCCTGGTCAACCGGCTTCATTGCCGTTAAGCCAAACTGCTCCATTCAGTCCTATGTAACTGTCTTAACCGCGCTTAGCTCGTTCCAGCCAGTAGGAGTCGGTGTCACTAGCCTCCAGGCCATTTCCGGTGCTGGCAAGACCTTTGCAACGTGGCCAGATATGGTAGACAACGTCATTCCCTTCATTGGGGGCGAAGAAGAAAAGTCCGAGAAAGAACCAATGAAAATTTGGGGCTCGTTAACGAAGGATAAGATTGAGCTTGCCACAAGCCCGGTGATTAATGCGACATGTATCCGTGTCCCAGTTAGCGATGGCCACATGGCATCAGTTCAAGTAGTTTTCGATGGTTCGCCTACGAAAGAAGACATTGTCAAAGCCGTAACAAAGTTTCGCAGTCCCCTGACTGCGCTCGGCCTGCCTTCAGCGCCAAAACAGCTCATCCAGTACTTCGAGGATACTAGCCGACCACAAACAAAACTCGACCGCGATTACGAAAACGGCATGGGCGTCAGTATGGGTCGCCTCCGCCAGATTAGCGAGCATGACTGGCAGTTTGTCGCCCTCGCACACAACACCGTTCGCGGTGCGGCCGGTGGTGCCATCCTCATGGCCGAACTCCTTGCCGCCAAGGGGTATATTGTCAATCGTACCTAG
- a CDS encoding riboflavin kinase: MKQPDNYSGIVLRGNQYGRTLGFPTANFDADILKHVEQEGVYACSVHLGSQFYRGALYLGPRIVLHETKRVLEIHILDFNQDIYGQTLSFQLGRFIRPPLDFDGLGALKAQFAADIAAVKQATQ; the protein is encoded by the coding sequence ATGAAGCAGCCCGATAACTATTCCGGCATTGTTTTGCGCGGCAACCAATATGGTCGGACGCTGGGGTTCCCTACGGCTAATTTTGACGCTGACATTTTAAAGCATGTCGAGCAAGAAGGTGTTTACGCCTGCTCCGTTCACCTGGGATCGCAGTTTTACAGGGGCGCACTTTACCTGGGGCCAAGAATTGTGCTGCACGAAACAAAACGGGTTTTGGAAATTCATATCCTAGACTTTAACCAGGATATCTACGGCCAAACGCTCTCATTCCAACTCGGTCGCTTCATCCGACCCCCACTGGATTTTGATGGTCTGGGCGCCCTCAAGGCACAATTTGCCGCTGACATCGCCGCTGTTAAGCAAGCAACCCAGTAG
- the pgi gene encoding glucose-6-phosphate isomerase has translation MTNSQDPTKTAAWQKLTEQYAGLQDSLRVLFTADPTRGQRLAKQAGDIYLDYSKNYVTDHTMTMLFELAQQCQVEELRDAMFASEKINTTENRAVLHTALRNQSNVPVYVDGQDVMPEIRRVLQHMREFSVAVRSGEWKGHTGKRIRHIVNIGIGGSDLGPVMVTEALKFYSDSNLHMHFVSNIDGTHIEQTLQGLDPAETLFIIASKTFTTDETMTNAASARGWLVEKLGSSDAVQKHFVALSTNTDEVKKFGIDPANMFEFWDWVGGRYSLTSAIGLSIMLAIGPDNFDDLLRGFYTMDEHFRTAPLEQNLPVILAMIGIWNTNFHGAETEAILPYDQYLYRFPAYFQQGNMESNGKSTRKDGSPVTYVTGPIIWGEPGTNGQHAFYQLIHQGTRLIPCDFIGFAKSLNDPDGRGTHHHKLMANMFAQAQALAFGKTADEVRAEGVPAELVPHKTFSGNRPSNTILIPKLTPNSLGQLISLYEHKIFVQGAIWGIDSFDQWGVELGKVLAKDIASHLSEGTTTSYDSSTAALIEKWRQQQ, from the coding sequence ATGACCAATTCTCAAGATCCAACCAAAACAGCCGCTTGGCAGAAGCTGACTGAACAGTATGCAGGCCTCCAGGACAGCCTACGCGTGCTGTTTACAGCAGACCCGACGCGCGGCCAGCGACTCGCCAAACAAGCTGGAGATATCTATCTAGATTACTCCAAAAACTACGTTACCGACCATACGATGACCATGCTTTTTGAGCTAGCGCAGCAATGCCAGGTAGAGGAGCTGCGTGATGCCATGTTCGCCAGCGAGAAAATCAATACCACAGAGAATCGTGCCGTCCTGCACACCGCGCTCCGCAACCAATCAAACGTCCCCGTGTACGTCGACGGCCAAGATGTCATGCCAGAAATCCGCCGCGTTCTTCAACATATGAGAGAGTTTAGCGTGGCGGTTCGAAGCGGTGAATGGAAAGGACACACCGGCAAACGCATTCGCCATATAGTAAATATCGGTATAGGTGGCTCAGACCTTGGCCCCGTTATGGTCACCGAGGCGCTGAAATTTTACAGCGATAGCAACCTTCATATGCATTTTGTTTCAAACATAGACGGAACACACATAGAACAAACACTACAAGGGCTCGACCCAGCAGAAACACTTTTCATTATTGCCAGCAAAACTTTCACCACTGACGAAACAATGACAAATGCTGCGAGCGCTCGCGGCTGGCTGGTAGAAAAACTCGGCAGCAGCGATGCAGTGCAGAAGCATTTTGTGGCACTAAGCACCAACACTGATGAAGTCAAGAAATTTGGTATAGACCCTGCCAACATGTTTGAGTTTTGGGACTGGGTTGGCGGCCGCTACAGCCTAACAAGCGCTATTGGCCTCAGTATTATGCTCGCCATTGGTCCAGATAACTTCGACGACCTGCTGCGTGGTTTTTATACTATGGATGAACACTTTCGAACGGCACCGCTCGAGCAAAACCTCCCGGTCATTCTTGCGATGATAGGCATATGGAATACTAACTTTCATGGGGCAGAAACGGAAGCCATTCTGCCATACGACCAGTATCTATACCGCTTCCCAGCCTATTTCCAACAAGGCAATATGGAAAGTAATGGCAAAAGCACGCGCAAAGACGGCAGCCCCGTCACTTACGTAACAGGTCCCATCATATGGGGAGAACCAGGCACAAACGGCCAGCACGCATTTTATCAGCTTATCCATCAAGGAACGAGGCTCATCCCTTGCGATTTTATTGGCTTCGCTAAGTCACTGAACGACCCCGATGGCCGCGGCACACACCACCATAAACTAATGGCAAATATGTTCGCGCAGGCTCAGGCACTTGCTTTCGGTAAAACTGCCGATGAAGTCCGCGCCGAGGGAGTACCAGCAGAGCTTGTGCCACACAAAACCTTCTCCGGCAATCGCCCCAGTAACACCATACTGATTCCAAAACTGACACCCAACTCACTTGGCCAACTAATCTCCCTCTATGAACACAAGATTTTTGTGCAAGGTGCCATATGGGGTATAGACAGTTTCGATCAATGGGGGGTCGAACTCGGCAAAGTCCTGGCTAAAGATATCGCCTCGCACTTGAGCGAGGGAACAACGACTAGCTATGATTCATCAACAGCTGCGCTCATCGAGAAGTGGCGTCAGCAACAATAG